One window of Equus caballus isolate H_3958 breed thoroughbred chromosome 3, TB-T2T, whole genome shotgun sequence genomic DNA carries:
- the PRDM8 gene encoding PR domain zinc finger protein 8 isoform X2, which translates to MMEDSSIQRGIWDGDAKAVQQCLTDIFTSVYTTCDIPENAIFGPCVLSHTSLYDSIAFIALKSTDKRTVPYIFRVDTSAANGSSEGLMWLRLVQSARDKEEQNLEAYIKNGQLFYRSLRRIAKDEELLVWYGKELTELLLLCPSRSHSKMNGSSPYTCLECSQRFQFEFPYVAHLRFRCPKRLHSADMSPQDEQGGGVGTKDHGGGGGGKDQQQQQQEAPLGPGPKFCKAGPIHHYPAPSPEGSTPPAAGGGNSAKPSTNFHNLARELENSGGGSSCSPVRSLGGGPGGGGHQEAELSPDGNAGGGGKGKRKFPDEAAEGGGGGGAGLLGGRGRFAERPLPASKEDLVCTPQQYRASGSYFGLEENGRLFAPPSPETGEAKRSAFVEVKKAARAAGLQEEAAADGGGAATEDQDAGGGGGSSTPVAASPAGAEKLLAPRPGGPLPGRLESGSPARSSAFTSVPQLGGGGGGGAGAGGGAGATGGAGGGQGAAADERKSAFSQPARSFAQLSPLVLGQKLSALEPCHPGDGVGPTRLYPAAGDPLAVKLQGAADLNGGCGALPSGGGGGGLPKQSPFLYATAFWPKSSAAAAAAAAAAAGPLQLQLPSALTLLPPSFTSLCLPAQNWCAKCNASFRMTSDLVYHMRSHHKKEYAMEPLVKRRREEKLKCPICNESFRERHHLSRHMTSHN; encoded by the exons A TGATGGAGGATTCCAGCATCCAGCGAGGCATCTGGGATGGAGATGCTAAGGCTGTCCAACAATGTCTGACAGATATTTTTACCAGCGTGTACACCACCTGCGACATCCCTGAGAATGCTATATTCGGTCCCTGCGTCCTGAGCCATACTTCCCTGTACGACAGCATAGCTTTTATAGCCCTCAAGTCCACTGACAAGAGAACAGTCCCTTATATCTTCCGG GTAGACACCTCAGCGGCAAATGGTTCCTCAGAAGGTCTCATGTGGCTGCGTCTGGTCCAATCAGCCAGAGATAAGGAAGAGCAGAACCTTGAAGCCTATATAAAAAATGGACAGCTGTTTTACCGCTCTCTCCGCAGGATTGCCAAAGACGAGGAGTTACTAGTTTGGTACGGGAAAGAACTGACTGAGTTACTCTTGCTCTGCCCCTCTAGATCCCACAGCAAAATGAATG GGTCGTCCCCTTACACATGCCTGGAATGCAGCCAACGTTTCCAGTTTGAGTTCCCCTATGTGGCGCATCTGCGCTTCCGCTGCCCCAAGAGACTTCACAGCGCAGATATGAGCCCCCAAGACGAGCAAGGCGGCGGCGTGGGTACCAAGGATCACGGGGGCGGCGGCGGTGGcaaggaccagcagcagcagcaacaggagGCACCCTTGGGTCCGGGCCCCAAGTTCTGCAAAGCCGGCCCCATCCACCACTACCCGGCCCCCTCCCCCGAGGGCAGTACCCCGCCTGCGGCTGGCGGCGGCAACAGCGCGAAGCCATCCACGAACTTTCACAACCTGGCCCGGGAGCTGGAGAACTCCGGGGGAGGCAGCAGCTGCTCCCCGGTGCGGAGCCTCGGCGGcggcccgggcggcggcggccacCAGGAGGCGGAGCTGAGTCCCGACGGCAACGCCGGCGGCGGCGGCAAAGGGAAGAGGAAGTTTCCGGACGAGGCGGcggagggcggcggcggcggcggcgcggggctgCTGGGGGGCCGGGGCCGCTTCGCGGAGCGGCCCCTGCCCGCCTCCAAGGAGGACCTGGTGTGCACCCCGCAGCAGTACCGCGCCTCGGGCAGCTACTTCGGCCTGGAAGAGAACGGCCGCCTCTTCGCGCCGCCCAGCCCCGAGACCGGCGAGGCCAAGCGCAGCGCCTTCGTGGAGGTCAAGAAGGCGGCCCGAGCGGCCGGGCTGCAGGAGGAGGCCGCCGCCGACGGCGGGGGCGCGGCCACCGAGGACCAGGatgcgggcggcggcggcggctcctccACGCCAGTAGCCGCGTCGCCGGCAGGCGCCGAGAAGCTGCTTGCCCCGCGGCCTGGGGGCCCGCTGCCCGGCCGGCTGGAGAGCGGCAGCCCGGCGCGGAGCAGCGCCTTCACCTCGGTGCCGCAGctgggcggcgggggcggcggcggcgcgggggccGGCGGGGGTGCGGGGGCcacgggcggggcgggcggcggccagggcgcggcggcggacgaGCGCAAGAGCGCCTTCTCGCAGCCGGCGCGCTCCTTCGCGCAGCTGTCCCCGCTCGTGCTGGGCCAGAAGCTGAGCGCGCTCGAGCCGTGCCACCCCGGCGACGGCGTGGGCCCCACCAGACTTTACCCCGCCGCCGGCGACCCTCTGGCCGTGAAGCTCCAGGGCGCCGCGGATCTGAACGGAGGCTGCGGGGCCCTgccgagcggcggcggcggcggcggcctgcCCAAGCAGAGCCCCTTCCTCTACGCCACCGCCTTCTGGCCCAAGAgctccgcggcggcggcggcggcggcggcggcggcagccgggcccctgcagctgcagctgccctCGGCGCTCACGCTGCTGCCGCCCTCCTTCACCTCGCTGTGTCTGCCCGCGCAGAACTGGTGCGCCAAGTGCAATGCCTCCTTCCGCATGACCTCCGACCTGGTGTACCACATGAGGTCGCACCACAAAAAGGAGTACGCCATGGAGCCCTTGGTGAAGCGGCGGCGGGAGGAAAAACTCAAGTGCCCCATTTGCAACGAGTCCTTCAGGGAACGCCACCACCTCTCCAGGCACATGACCTCGCATAACTGA
- the PRDM8 gene encoding PR domain zinc finger protein 8 isoform X1: MMEDSSIQRGIWDGDAKAVQQCLTDIFTSVYTTCDIPENAIFGPCVLSHTSLYDSIAFIALKSTDKRTVPYIFRVDTSAANGSSEGLMWLRLVQSARDKEEQNLEAYIKNGQLFYRSLRRIAKDEELLVWYGKELTELLLLCPSRSHSKMNAGSSPYTCLECSQRFQFEFPYVAHLRFRCPKRLHSADMSPQDEQGGGVGTKDHGGGGGGKDQQQQQQEAPLGPGPKFCKAGPIHHYPAPSPEGSTPPAAGGGNSAKPSTNFHNLARELENSGGGSSCSPVRSLGGGPGGGGHQEAELSPDGNAGGGGKGKRKFPDEAAEGGGGGGAGLLGGRGRFAERPLPASKEDLVCTPQQYRASGSYFGLEENGRLFAPPSPETGEAKRSAFVEVKKAARAAGLQEEAAADGGGAATEDQDAGGGGGSSTPVAASPAGAEKLLAPRPGGPLPGRLESGSPARSSAFTSVPQLGGGGGGGAGAGGGAGATGGAGGGQGAAADERKSAFSQPARSFAQLSPLVLGQKLSALEPCHPGDGVGPTRLYPAAGDPLAVKLQGAADLNGGCGALPSGGGGGGLPKQSPFLYATAFWPKSSAAAAAAAAAAAGPLQLQLPSALTLLPPSFTSLCLPAQNWCAKCNASFRMTSDLVYHMRSHHKKEYAMEPLVKRRREEKLKCPICNESFRERHHLSRHMTSHN; encoded by the exons A TGATGGAGGATTCCAGCATCCAGCGAGGCATCTGGGATGGAGATGCTAAGGCTGTCCAACAATGTCTGACAGATATTTTTACCAGCGTGTACACCACCTGCGACATCCCTGAGAATGCTATATTCGGTCCCTGCGTCCTGAGCCATACTTCCCTGTACGACAGCATAGCTTTTATAGCCCTCAAGTCCACTGACAAGAGAACAGTCCCTTATATCTTCCGG GTAGACACCTCAGCGGCAAATGGTTCCTCAGAAGGTCTCATGTGGCTGCGTCTGGTCCAATCAGCCAGAGATAAGGAAGAGCAGAACCTTGAAGCCTATATAAAAAATGGACAGCTGTTTTACCGCTCTCTCCGCAGGATTGCCAAAGACGAGGAGTTACTAGTTTGGTACGGGAAAGAACTGACTGAGTTACTCTTGCTCTGCCCCTCTAGATCCCACAGCAAAATGAATG CAGGGTCGTCCCCTTACACATGCCTGGAATGCAGCCAACGTTTCCAGTTTGAGTTCCCCTATGTGGCGCATCTGCGCTTCCGCTGCCCCAAGAGACTTCACAGCGCAGATATGAGCCCCCAAGACGAGCAAGGCGGCGGCGTGGGTACCAAGGATCACGGGGGCGGCGGCGGTGGcaaggaccagcagcagcagcaacaggagGCACCCTTGGGTCCGGGCCCCAAGTTCTGCAAAGCCGGCCCCATCCACCACTACCCGGCCCCCTCCCCCGAGGGCAGTACCCCGCCTGCGGCTGGCGGCGGCAACAGCGCGAAGCCATCCACGAACTTTCACAACCTGGCCCGGGAGCTGGAGAACTCCGGGGGAGGCAGCAGCTGCTCCCCGGTGCGGAGCCTCGGCGGcggcccgggcggcggcggccacCAGGAGGCGGAGCTGAGTCCCGACGGCAACGCCGGCGGCGGCGGCAAAGGGAAGAGGAAGTTTCCGGACGAGGCGGcggagggcggcggcggcggcggcgcggggctgCTGGGGGGCCGGGGCCGCTTCGCGGAGCGGCCCCTGCCCGCCTCCAAGGAGGACCTGGTGTGCACCCCGCAGCAGTACCGCGCCTCGGGCAGCTACTTCGGCCTGGAAGAGAACGGCCGCCTCTTCGCGCCGCCCAGCCCCGAGACCGGCGAGGCCAAGCGCAGCGCCTTCGTGGAGGTCAAGAAGGCGGCCCGAGCGGCCGGGCTGCAGGAGGAGGCCGCCGCCGACGGCGGGGGCGCGGCCACCGAGGACCAGGatgcgggcggcggcggcggctcctccACGCCAGTAGCCGCGTCGCCGGCAGGCGCCGAGAAGCTGCTTGCCCCGCGGCCTGGGGGCCCGCTGCCCGGCCGGCTGGAGAGCGGCAGCCCGGCGCGGAGCAGCGCCTTCACCTCGGTGCCGCAGctgggcggcgggggcggcggcggcgcgggggccGGCGGGGGTGCGGGGGCcacgggcggggcgggcggcggccagggcgcggcggcggacgaGCGCAAGAGCGCCTTCTCGCAGCCGGCGCGCTCCTTCGCGCAGCTGTCCCCGCTCGTGCTGGGCCAGAAGCTGAGCGCGCTCGAGCCGTGCCACCCCGGCGACGGCGTGGGCCCCACCAGACTTTACCCCGCCGCCGGCGACCCTCTGGCCGTGAAGCTCCAGGGCGCCGCGGATCTGAACGGAGGCTGCGGGGCCCTgccgagcggcggcggcggcggcggcctgcCCAAGCAGAGCCCCTTCCTCTACGCCACCGCCTTCTGGCCCAAGAgctccgcggcggcggcggcggcggcggcggcggcagccgggcccctgcagctgcagctgccctCGGCGCTCACGCTGCTGCCGCCCTCCTTCACCTCGCTGTGTCTGCCCGCGCAGAACTGGTGCGCCAAGTGCAATGCCTCCTTCCGCATGACCTCCGACCTGGTGTACCACATGAGGTCGCACCACAAAAAGGAGTACGCCATGGAGCCCTTGGTGAAGCGGCGGCGGGAGGAAAAACTCAAGTGCCCCATTTGCAACGAGTCCTTCAGGGAACGCCACCACCTCTCCAGGCACATGACCTCGCATAACTGA
- the PRDM8 gene encoding PR domain zinc finger protein 8 isoform X3, whose protein sequence is MEDSSIQRGIWDGDAKAVQQCLTDIFTSVYTTCDIPENAIFGPCVLSHTSLYDSIAFIALKSTDKRTVPYIFRVDTSAANGSSEGLMWLRLVQSARDKEEQNLEAYIKNGQLFYRSLRRIAKDEELLVWYGKELTELLLLCPSRSHSKMNAGSSPYTCLECSQRFQFEFPYVAHLRFRCPKRLHSADMSPQDEQGGGVGTKDHGGGGGGKDQQQQQQEAPLGPGPKFCKAGPIHHYPAPSPEGSTPPAAGGGNSAKPSTNFHNLARELENSGGGSSCSPVRSLGGGPGGGGHQEAELSPDGNAGGGGKGKRKFPDEAAEGGGGGGAGLLGGRGRFAERPLPASKEDLVCTPQQYRASGSYFGLEENGRLFAPPSPETGEAKRSAFVEVKKAARAAGLQEEAAADGGGAATEDQDAGGGGGSSTPVAASPAGAEKLLAPRPGGPLPGRLESGSPARSSAFTSVPQLGGGGGGGAGAGGGAGATGGAGGGQGAAADERKSAFSQPARSFAQLSPLVLGQKLSALEPCHPGDGVGPTRLYPAAGDPLAVKLQGAADLNGGCGALPSGGGGGGLPKQSPFLYATAFWPKSSAAAAAAAAAAAGPLQLQLPSALTLLPPSFTSLCLPAQNWCAKCNASFRMTSDLVYHMRSHHKKEYAMEPLVKRRREEKLKCPICNESFRERHHLSRHMTSHN, encoded by the exons ATGGAGGATTCCAGCATCCAGCGAGGCATCTGGGATGGAGATGCTAAGGCTGTCCAACAATGTCTGACAGATATTTTTACCAGCGTGTACACCACCTGCGACATCCCTGAGAATGCTATATTCGGTCCCTGCGTCCTGAGCCATACTTCCCTGTACGACAGCATAGCTTTTATAGCCCTCAAGTCCACTGACAAGAGAACAGTCCCTTATATCTTCCGG GTAGACACCTCAGCGGCAAATGGTTCCTCAGAAGGTCTCATGTGGCTGCGTCTGGTCCAATCAGCCAGAGATAAGGAAGAGCAGAACCTTGAAGCCTATATAAAAAATGGACAGCTGTTTTACCGCTCTCTCCGCAGGATTGCCAAAGACGAGGAGTTACTAGTTTGGTACGGGAAAGAACTGACTGAGTTACTCTTGCTCTGCCCCTCTAGATCCCACAGCAAAATGAATG CAGGGTCGTCCCCTTACACATGCCTGGAATGCAGCCAACGTTTCCAGTTTGAGTTCCCCTATGTGGCGCATCTGCGCTTCCGCTGCCCCAAGAGACTTCACAGCGCAGATATGAGCCCCCAAGACGAGCAAGGCGGCGGCGTGGGTACCAAGGATCACGGGGGCGGCGGCGGTGGcaaggaccagcagcagcagcaacaggagGCACCCTTGGGTCCGGGCCCCAAGTTCTGCAAAGCCGGCCCCATCCACCACTACCCGGCCCCCTCCCCCGAGGGCAGTACCCCGCCTGCGGCTGGCGGCGGCAACAGCGCGAAGCCATCCACGAACTTTCACAACCTGGCCCGGGAGCTGGAGAACTCCGGGGGAGGCAGCAGCTGCTCCCCGGTGCGGAGCCTCGGCGGcggcccgggcggcggcggccacCAGGAGGCGGAGCTGAGTCCCGACGGCAACGCCGGCGGCGGCGGCAAAGGGAAGAGGAAGTTTCCGGACGAGGCGGcggagggcggcggcggcggcggcgcggggctgCTGGGGGGCCGGGGCCGCTTCGCGGAGCGGCCCCTGCCCGCCTCCAAGGAGGACCTGGTGTGCACCCCGCAGCAGTACCGCGCCTCGGGCAGCTACTTCGGCCTGGAAGAGAACGGCCGCCTCTTCGCGCCGCCCAGCCCCGAGACCGGCGAGGCCAAGCGCAGCGCCTTCGTGGAGGTCAAGAAGGCGGCCCGAGCGGCCGGGCTGCAGGAGGAGGCCGCCGCCGACGGCGGGGGCGCGGCCACCGAGGACCAGGatgcgggcggcggcggcggctcctccACGCCAGTAGCCGCGTCGCCGGCAGGCGCCGAGAAGCTGCTTGCCCCGCGGCCTGGGGGCCCGCTGCCCGGCCGGCTGGAGAGCGGCAGCCCGGCGCGGAGCAGCGCCTTCACCTCGGTGCCGCAGctgggcggcgggggcggcggcggcgcgggggccGGCGGGGGTGCGGGGGCcacgggcggggcgggcggcggccagggcgcggcggcggacgaGCGCAAGAGCGCCTTCTCGCAGCCGGCGCGCTCCTTCGCGCAGCTGTCCCCGCTCGTGCTGGGCCAGAAGCTGAGCGCGCTCGAGCCGTGCCACCCCGGCGACGGCGTGGGCCCCACCAGACTTTACCCCGCCGCCGGCGACCCTCTGGCCGTGAAGCTCCAGGGCGCCGCGGATCTGAACGGAGGCTGCGGGGCCCTgccgagcggcggcggcggcggcggcctgcCCAAGCAGAGCCCCTTCCTCTACGCCACCGCCTTCTGGCCCAAGAgctccgcggcggcggcggcggcggcggcggcggcagccgggcccctgcagctgcagctgccctCGGCGCTCACGCTGCTGCCGCCCTCCTTCACCTCGCTGTGTCTGCCCGCGCAGAACTGGTGCGCCAAGTGCAATGCCTCCTTCCGCATGACCTCCGACCTGGTGTACCACATGAGGTCGCACCACAAAAAGGAGTACGCCATGGAGCCCTTGGTGAAGCGGCGGCGGGAGGAAAAACTCAAGTGCCCCATTTGCAACGAGTCCTTCAGGGAACGCCACCACCTCTCCAGGCACATGACCTCGCATAACTGA
- the PRDM8 gene encoding PR domain zinc finger protein 8 isoform X4 yields the protein MEDSSIQRGIWDGDAKAVQQCLTDIFTSVYTTCDIPENAIFGPCVLSHTSLYDSIAFIALKSTDKRTVPYIFRVDTSAANGSSEGLMWLRLVQSARDKEEQNLEAYIKNGQLFYRSLRRIAKDEELLVWYGKELTELLLLCPSRSHSKMNGSSPYTCLECSQRFQFEFPYVAHLRFRCPKRLHSADMSPQDEQGGGVGTKDHGGGGGGKDQQQQQQEAPLGPGPKFCKAGPIHHYPAPSPEGSTPPAAGGGNSAKPSTNFHNLARELENSGGGSSCSPVRSLGGGPGGGGHQEAELSPDGNAGGGGKGKRKFPDEAAEGGGGGGAGLLGGRGRFAERPLPASKEDLVCTPQQYRASGSYFGLEENGRLFAPPSPETGEAKRSAFVEVKKAARAAGLQEEAAADGGGAATEDQDAGGGGGSSTPVAASPAGAEKLLAPRPGGPLPGRLESGSPARSSAFTSVPQLGGGGGGGAGAGGGAGATGGAGGGQGAAADERKSAFSQPARSFAQLSPLVLGQKLSALEPCHPGDGVGPTRLYPAAGDPLAVKLQGAADLNGGCGALPSGGGGGGLPKQSPFLYATAFWPKSSAAAAAAAAAAAGPLQLQLPSALTLLPPSFTSLCLPAQNWCAKCNASFRMTSDLVYHMRSHHKKEYAMEPLVKRRREEKLKCPICNESFRERHHLSRHMTSHN from the exons ATGGAGGATTCCAGCATCCAGCGAGGCATCTGGGATGGAGATGCTAAGGCTGTCCAACAATGTCTGACAGATATTTTTACCAGCGTGTACACCACCTGCGACATCCCTGAGAATGCTATATTCGGTCCCTGCGTCCTGAGCCATACTTCCCTGTACGACAGCATAGCTTTTATAGCCCTCAAGTCCACTGACAAGAGAACAGTCCCTTATATCTTCCGG GTAGACACCTCAGCGGCAAATGGTTCCTCAGAAGGTCTCATGTGGCTGCGTCTGGTCCAATCAGCCAGAGATAAGGAAGAGCAGAACCTTGAAGCCTATATAAAAAATGGACAGCTGTTTTACCGCTCTCTCCGCAGGATTGCCAAAGACGAGGAGTTACTAGTTTGGTACGGGAAAGAACTGACTGAGTTACTCTTGCTCTGCCCCTCTAGATCCCACAGCAAAATGAATG GGTCGTCCCCTTACACATGCCTGGAATGCAGCCAACGTTTCCAGTTTGAGTTCCCCTATGTGGCGCATCTGCGCTTCCGCTGCCCCAAGAGACTTCACAGCGCAGATATGAGCCCCCAAGACGAGCAAGGCGGCGGCGTGGGTACCAAGGATCACGGGGGCGGCGGCGGTGGcaaggaccagcagcagcagcaacaggagGCACCCTTGGGTCCGGGCCCCAAGTTCTGCAAAGCCGGCCCCATCCACCACTACCCGGCCCCCTCCCCCGAGGGCAGTACCCCGCCTGCGGCTGGCGGCGGCAACAGCGCGAAGCCATCCACGAACTTTCACAACCTGGCCCGGGAGCTGGAGAACTCCGGGGGAGGCAGCAGCTGCTCCCCGGTGCGGAGCCTCGGCGGcggcccgggcggcggcggccacCAGGAGGCGGAGCTGAGTCCCGACGGCAACGCCGGCGGCGGCGGCAAAGGGAAGAGGAAGTTTCCGGACGAGGCGGcggagggcggcggcggcggcggcgcggggctgCTGGGGGGCCGGGGCCGCTTCGCGGAGCGGCCCCTGCCCGCCTCCAAGGAGGACCTGGTGTGCACCCCGCAGCAGTACCGCGCCTCGGGCAGCTACTTCGGCCTGGAAGAGAACGGCCGCCTCTTCGCGCCGCCCAGCCCCGAGACCGGCGAGGCCAAGCGCAGCGCCTTCGTGGAGGTCAAGAAGGCGGCCCGAGCGGCCGGGCTGCAGGAGGAGGCCGCCGCCGACGGCGGGGGCGCGGCCACCGAGGACCAGGatgcgggcggcggcggcggctcctccACGCCAGTAGCCGCGTCGCCGGCAGGCGCCGAGAAGCTGCTTGCCCCGCGGCCTGGGGGCCCGCTGCCCGGCCGGCTGGAGAGCGGCAGCCCGGCGCGGAGCAGCGCCTTCACCTCGGTGCCGCAGctgggcggcgggggcggcggcggcgcgggggccGGCGGGGGTGCGGGGGCcacgggcggggcgggcggcggccagggcgcggcggcggacgaGCGCAAGAGCGCCTTCTCGCAGCCGGCGCGCTCCTTCGCGCAGCTGTCCCCGCTCGTGCTGGGCCAGAAGCTGAGCGCGCTCGAGCCGTGCCACCCCGGCGACGGCGTGGGCCCCACCAGACTTTACCCCGCCGCCGGCGACCCTCTGGCCGTGAAGCTCCAGGGCGCCGCGGATCTGAACGGAGGCTGCGGGGCCCTgccgagcggcggcggcggcggcggcctgcCCAAGCAGAGCCCCTTCCTCTACGCCACCGCCTTCTGGCCCAAGAgctccgcggcggcggcggcggcggcggcggcggcagccgggcccctgcagctgcagctgccctCGGCGCTCACGCTGCTGCCGCCCTCCTTCACCTCGCTGTGTCTGCCCGCGCAGAACTGGTGCGCCAAGTGCAATGCCTCCTTCCGCATGACCTCCGACCTGGTGTACCACATGAGGTCGCACCACAAAAAGGAGTACGCCATGGAGCCCTTGGTGAAGCGGCGGCGGGAGGAAAAACTCAAGTGCCCCATTTGCAACGAGTCCTTCAGGGAACGCCACCACCTCTCCAGGCACATGACCTCGCATAACTGA
- the LOC138923685 gene encoding uncharacterized protein yields MPKVTFLGQAAVPPPQGPSPLTHTPLPHTPSTRLLHAQIPALLPLRAELPAPSLALAPPPAAEGPDGGSSRSARGPQTPPGSSRRSLPPCQLLQRRPGRSARRTGSSAGSDWGGSWAAQGQAGGVISGKEPCRPQVRKPRGSRVGSGELGRSGTTLEPLLHPCPSSPHHHHLPVAAGRAVAGQEHPRDSTERPRSRQEGAPSTLVLGRRASLPRHPPQPSGRLSRPERCPLLPESGASLYAQKSSSENGGSRGLRSFSPGPATLIWGYRYTRKTKAIQSPHLSSSLTVVPFLCCCFPCFGSSSYGRSRWLLIGGALWL; encoded by the exons GGGCAAGCCGCTGTTCCTCCTCCCCAGGGGCCATCCCCCCTCACGCACACTCCCCTACCACACACACCCAGCACTCGGCTGCTCCACGCGCAGATCCCTGCCCTTCTCCCGCTACGGGCCGAGCTGCCAGCCCCTTCCCTTGCTCTCGCACCCCCGCCCGCCGCCGAGGGTCCAGATGGCGGCTCCTCGCGCTCGGCTCGCGGCCCCCAGACACCGCCCGGCAGCAGCCGGCGGTCGCTCCCTCCCTGCCAGCTGCTGCAGCGGAGACCCGGCCGCTCTGCGAGGAGGACGGGCTCCTCCGCAGGCTCGGATTGGGGCGGAAGCTGGGCCGCCCAGGGGCAAGCAGGAGGCGTGATCTCAGGGAAGGAGCCCTGCAGGCCCCAGGTGAGGAAGCCGCGGGGGAGCAGGGTGGGAAGCGGGGAGCTTGGCCGTTCCGGCACCACCCTCGAACCCCTActccacccctgcccttcctccccgcaccaccaccacctccccgtCGCCGCGGGCAGAGCAGTCGCTGGTCAGGAACACCCGCGGGACAGCACAGAGCGGCCGCGCAGCCGCCAGGAGGGGGCGCCCAGCACCCTGGTGCTGGGCCGGAGGGCGTCTCTGCCTAGGCATCCTCCCCAGCCCAGTGGAAGACTGTCTCGGCCAGAAAGGTGCCCCCTTCTGCCGGAAAGCG GTGCCTCCCTGTATGCCCAAAAAAGCAGCTCTGAGAATGGCGGCTCGCGGGGGTTGAGGTCATTCTCTCCAGGCCCGGCGACTCTGATTTGGGG atacagatacacaAGGAAAACCAAAGCTATTCAGTCTCCTCATTTGTCCAGCAGCCTAACAGTGGTGCCCTTTCTCTGCTGCTGCTTTCCCTGCTTCGGGAGCAGCAGTTATGGTAGAAGCAGATGGCTACTGATTGGGGGAGCTTTGTGGCTCTAA